A genome region from Trichoderma asperellum chromosome 7, complete sequence includes the following:
- a CDS encoding uncharacterized protein (EggNog:ENOG41~BUSCO:EOG092D4M39), producing MPPLRPFNLNLRLSLRQSSHRLSSTFSSRPAPPKLPAAQQAEFERLQRAAAVSSAFQEIQTTQTPPSTESPRHATNVAAAATNTNTSDGESSLNQGLFRGAPPEFEGDKNPKTGEIGGPKNEPLRWGGNGDWSYNGRVTDF from the coding sequence ATGCCTCCTCTCCGCCCCTTCAACCTCAACCTCCGCCTCTCCCTCCGCCAATCTTCCCACCGCCTCTCCTCAACCTTCTCCTCCCGCCCCGCGCCCCCAAAGCTCCCCGCCGCCCAACAAGCCGAATTCGAGCGCCTCCagcgcgccgccgccgtctcctCCGCCTTCCAGGAAATCCAGACGACCCAAACCCCTCCCTCAACGGAATCTCCCCGCCACGCAACAaacgtcgccgccgccgccacaaacaccaacaccagcgACGGCGAGAGTTCCCTCAACCAGGGCCTGTTCCGCGGCGCGCCGCCCGAGTTCGAGGGCGACAAGAATCCCAAGACGGGCGAGATTGGCGGGCCTAAGAACGAGCCTTTGAGATGGGGCGGTAATGGCGACTGGAGCTATAATGGGAGAGTGACggatttttaa
- a CDS encoding uncharacterized protein (EggNog:ENOG41), producing MLWDSFQLQHNPFELSYFHPEFPMNFQAYDFSSSLSVPSLLETTTSERDVSIRTEECIWQDDLPCASSLLLQPPIKDPSIHPRPMLANASVGTPSEQYLQSSARNLCYMSRDAYDLVSARVQDNAALLPLDFQLPSKHTFSRYIEGFSSFNLHRPFLHLSTKNLSQMPLELVFSIAAMGAQYRFEAESALSLYYAAKSLIDIKLSKVCAAVVEAAHNSTIQAKPTHEAVASIMTNTRRSINQSPLEIETIQAMIICMSLCSWEYKNLLPDAFSLAEQIVFHLRQGGYLREDNVPENETWEQWIYNEGRRRTVFIAFIIFNLHTIFYETPPRLMARELWSIMMPQHESAWWASTEPEWEEIRRRDPPMSSTFGDYYLELTIPKESRNPDHRTSAFGGLISVHGLVQQIHLTRETLLHIDAYGDVDKVPFSEDVFMKFRRALCRWDGSWSRNRESTTQPIAYMAPLGFNATAVFRIAWIRLSFNMAVCRNFSTRDPAIIAAAFAQSPMPERSPRLYSAVLQSAHALSIPVRIGIRYASKTQILSWSIIHSIANLECALFLSKWLMRASLESESLEQEEKVLIRIIARILKETPFFEPSSEDYCSAVVIRHIAYSVLRLFTEMFKESHLFDAIGTCIEAVDQYAATLECYNEI from the coding sequence ATGCTATGGGACAGCTTCCAATTGCAACACAACCCTTTTGAACTTTCATATTTTCATCCAGAATTTCCGATGAATTTTCAAGCGTATGATTTTTCGTCTTCGCTAAGTGTGCCGTCGCTGCTGGAGACGACGACATCTGAAAGAGATGTGTCAATCAGAACAGAAGAGTGCATATGGCAGGATGACTTGCCGTGCGCTTCTTCCTTGTTGCTCCAGCCCCCTATCAAGGATCCATCTATACACCCTCGGCCAATGCTCGCCAATGCGTCGGTTGGCACGCCGAGCGAGCAATACTTGCAGTCTTCGGCGAGGAATCTATGCTACATGTCCCGGGATGCTTATGACTTGGTTTCGGCCAGAGTCCAAGACAATGCTGCGCTTCTCCCATTGGACTTTCAGCTTCCTTCGAAGCATACATTCAGTAGATACATTGAAGGCTTCTCTAGCTTCAACTTACACCGGCCGTTTCTACATCTCTCAACAAAAAATCTCTCTCAGATGCCATTGGAGCTGGTATTTTCCATTGCTGCAATGGGGGCTCAATATCGATTTGAGGCAGAGTCGGCCTTGTCGCTGTATTACGCTGCCAAGAGTCTCATAGATATCAAACTCAGCAAGGTTTGCGCAGCCGTAGTGGAGGCCGCTCATAACTCGACGATACAAGCAAAGCCAACTCATGAAGCCGTTGCTAGCATTATGACGAATACACGGAGGTCTATAAATCAATCGCCCCTTGAAATTGAAACAATCCAGGCCATGATCATTTGCATGTCCCTGTGTTCATGGGAATACAAGAATCTATTACCGGACGCGTTCAGTTTAGCAGAACAGATTGTCTTTCACCTGCGCCAAGGAGGATACTTGCGTGAAGACAATGTACCAGAGAATGAAACGTGGGAACAGTGGATATATAACGAAGGGCGTCGACGGACGGTGTTCATTGCATTTATAATCTTCAATCTACATACAATTTTCTACGAAACTCCGCCGCGGCTCATGGCCCGAGAACTTTGGTCGATAATGATGCCACAGCACGAAAGTGCATGGTGGGCTTCCACGGAGCCTGAATGGGAGGAAATACGACGTCGTGACCCGCCAATGTCTAGTACTTTTGGCGATTATTATTTGGAATTGACCATACCCAAGGAATCACGAAATCCGGACCATCGCACTTCTGCCTTTGGAGGTCTGATTTCTGTTCATGGTCTGGTGCAGCAAATACACCTCACGAGAGAGACTCTTCTCCATATTGACGCCTATGGAGATGTTGACAAAGTGCCATTTTCAGAAGACGTCTTTATGAAGTTTAGACGAGCCCTCTGTCGCTGGGATGGCAGCTGGTCGCGGAACAGAGAGAGTACCACGCAGCCCATTGCTTACATGGCGCCGCTAGGGTTTAATGCTACAGCAGTGTTCCGCATTGCCTGGATAAGGCTGAGCTTCAACATGGCAGTATGTCGAAACTTTAGTACCAGAGATCCAGCTATAATCGCAGCCGCATTTGCTCAATCTCCCATGCCCGAACGATCGCCGCGTTTGTATTCGGCCGTTCTCCAGAGCGCCCATGCACTCAGCATACCAGTTCGCATCGGAATCAGATATGCATCAAAAACTCAAATCTTGTCCTGGAGCATCATTCACAGTATTGCGAATCTGGAGTGCGCTTTGTTCTTAAGCAAATGGCTCATGCGGGCCAGCTTGGAGAGTGAGTCGTTggagcaagaggagaaggtCTTGATTCGCATCATTGCGCGTATTTTGAAGGAGACTCCCTTCTTTGAACCTAGCTCGGAAGACTACTGCAGTGCAGTGGTGATTAGACACATAGCGTATTCAGTGTTACGACTATTTACGGAGATGTTTAAAGAGTCTCATTTGTTTGATGCAATTGGAACGTGTATAGAGGCGGTTGACCAGTATGCAGCAACGTTAGAATGTTATAACGAGATTTAA
- a CDS encoding uncharacterized protein (EggNog:ENOG41) has translation MDSPISLSEAPKRKNGRLQSCEPCRRRKVACDHRLPVCSRCRRGGVADKCVYMTQPGQRSHPHQNRHGSISRSAAAVSVPPLRPPHVVNGNSVSISLTPKATMPENNNIGYLGATSFTAFYEEAQNRLSTVWKREPDPETLPLKIVEAFPRLDEFAISALRVIPDIATSKLLARMYSSFYGSWCPLAGEWLTESMWATFGGTLGQEPRDEEQLRRMSLKLCRNSAVPLGDNHTDVEEWFAEFSGPKLRWESLGLLFVIWAYGARRLPDKAVLPQDCIELQNNHGSCLVSRYKMAAWKCIELSRDASNSNTLLAFVVFGHCLLESNVSGDAGMQYWRAHGDLMALTTYLGLHVSPNADSMDWTVTTQIRRRLFAAIFAHDKVTATFTGRPMFLGRKFSSTPLPLDMSDELLLSKPPLTRREDCRVDENGWNIDGKIYMTTTLRARAMLSYVRDEILEIALQGMDFGGKMALLNLKWREMQIVDGFPPCLIYHPEDIHNPDIPGREVYGKVLIWLEHLQNLFFIERLLSKEDDACEGNETRLFEISIEMVTLAHLFWTHQNRLKTAQDCVEWNVVSFAAPAGGVLCMELLRGTTRGTMSPVATKAVIVEKLGMLASFLDWVGPISPNADICFRVKKVVRRVLEQALEAPVQTNMLDEGGHWNMDVSADFSTFFNLDLLDTFEWLRPEGA, from the exons ATGGACAGCCCCATCTCTCTATCAGAGGCTCCCAAGCGCAAAAATGGCCGTCTGCAGTCGTGCGAGCCCTGCCGAAGGCGCAAAGTTGCGTGTGACCACCGCCTTCCGGTGTGTTCGCGATGCCGTCGCGGAGGCGTCGCCGATAAATGCGTCTATATGACTCAGCCTGGCCAGCGAAGCCATCCTCATCAAAACCGTCATGGCAGTATTTCAAGGTCGGCGGCGGCTGTATCCGTGCCGCCTTTGAGGCCGCCGCACGTTGTCAACGGCAACTCGGTCTCAATTTCACTGACCCCCAAGGCGACCATGCCCGAGAACAACAATATTGGATACCTCGGCGCAACCAGCTTTACGGCCTTTTATGAAGAGGCGCAGAATCGCCTATCCACGGTATGGAAGCGCGAGCCAGATCCAGAGACGCTGCCGCTGAAGATTGTGGAAGCTTTCCCTCGCTTGGATGAGTTTGCCATCAGCGCTCTGCGCGTTATCCCCGATATCGCTACTTCTAAGCTCTTGGCGAGGATGTACTCTAGTTTCTACGGAAGCTGGTGTCCGCTTGCAGGGGAATGGCTGACCGAGTCTATGTGGGCGACATTTGGTGGAACCTTGGGCCAAGAGCCTCGAGACGAGGAGCAGCTTAGACGCATGTCACTCAAATTATGCCGGAACAGCGCGGTTCCTCTGGGCGATAACCACACAGATGTGGAAGAGTGGTTTGCAGAGTTTTCCGGGCCAAAGCTTCGATGGGAGTCTCTTGGGTTGCTCTTTGTTATTTGGGCTTATGGCGCTCGCAGACTTCCTGACAAGGCAGTCTTACCTCAGGACTGTATCGAGCTACAGAACAACCATGGGAGCTGTCTTGTAAGCCGGTATAAGATGGCTGCTTGGAAGTGTATTGAGCTCAGCCGTGACGCTTCCAACAGCAATACGTTATTGGCTTTTGTTGTCTTTGGACACTGCTTGCTGGAGTCGAATGTGTCAGGAGATGCAG GCATGCAATACTGGAGAGCGCACGGAGATCTCATGGCTTTGACAACCTACTTGGGTCTCCATGTCTCGCCAAACGCCGATTCAATGGACTGGACCGTAACAACACAAATCAGGCGCCGGCTATTCGCAGCCATCTTCGCACATGACAAGGTAACGGCCACATTCACCGGAAGACCCATGTTCCTCGGCAGGAAATTCTCGTCAACACCGCTGCCTCTCGATATGAGCGATGAATTGTTACTGTCAAAGCCTCCACTGACTAGGCGTGAAGACTGTCGCGTGGATGAGAACGGATGGAATATCGATGGCAAGATCTATATGACGACGACTCTCCGCGCAAGGGCTATGCTGTCGTATGtgagagatgagattctGGAAATTGCTCTTCAGGGCATGGATTTTGGTGGAAAGATGGCACTTCT CAACCTGAAATGGCGAGAAATGCAAATAGTCGACGGCTTTCCACCTTGTTTGATATATCACCCCGAGGATATCCACAACCCAGACATCCCCGGAAGAGAAGTCTACGGCAAAGTCCTCATCTGGCTGGAACACCTCCAaaacctcttcttcatcgagcGCCTCCTcagcaaagaagacgacgcGTGCGAAGGAAACGAAACGCGGCTCTTCGAAATCAGCATCGAAATGGTGACGCTGGCTCATCTCTTCTGGACACATCAGAACCGCCTCAAAACCGCCCAAGACTGCGTCGAATGGAACGTTGTCTCCTTTGCCGCCCCAGCAGGCGGAGTACTCTGCATGGAGCTATTGAGAGGCACAACGCGCGGCACCATGAGTCCAGTCGCTACAAAGGCTGTCATTGTGGAGAAGCTGGGAATGTTGGCTTCGTTCCTGGACTGGGTTGGCCCTATTTCGCCAAATGCAGATATTTGCTTTAGAGTGAAGAAGGTTGTGAGGCGAGTGCTGGAGCAGGCGTTGGAGGCGCCGGTGCAGACGAATATGTTGGATGAAGGAGGGCATTGGAATATGGACGTTTCAGCGGATTTCAGCACGTTTTTTAATCTTGATTTGTTGGATACATTTGAGTGGCTGAGGCCAGAGGGAGCATGA
- a CDS encoding uncharacterized protein (EggNog:ENOG41) — MVSLSQVRASNFLISSTLPEKIVAVFVGGTSGIGEATAKCLAKYAKNPRIYIAGRSQDSGNRVLAECKRINPAGQYIFCKSDVSLIRGADDLCNEIKKEETFINMLVLSQGVYDFSRSVTSEGLHLLAVLNYYSRIRIIQNLIPLIEQAPSLRRIVSVGGGGHEGNLDTADFQALNVPKGNLREHLSTLATLGLQAVARSSPEVSIVHDYPGTVKTSLLKDVPEEMLNTMTLVPLEESGERHLYLATSSKYSPLKTTSTAIPLGDGVEVALGPGGQAGGGVYSIREDCENASSEVMQKITDLRANGVMEEVWSHTQEEFARIEKSYTV, encoded by the exons ATGGTTTCCCTCTCACAAGTGCGCGCCTCAAACTTCTTGATCTCTTCTACTTTGCCTGAAAAGATCGTAGCAGTTTTTGTCGGAGGCACAAGCGGAATTGGCGAAGCAACTGCCAAGTGCTTGGCCAAATATGCAAAGAATCCTCGTATCTACATTGCCGGTCGTTCTCAAGATTCAGGCAATCGCGTCTTGGCGGAATGCAAGCGTATCAACCCTGCGGGACAATACATCTTCTGCAAAAGCGATGTGAGCCTGATTCGTGGAGCTGATGATCTTTGCAATGAGatcaagaaggaagaaactTTCATCAATATGCTTGTACTGAGTCAAGGAGTATATGATTTCAGCCGAAGTG TTACGTCCGAgggccttcatcttctcgctGTTTTGAACTATTATTCTCGCATCCGAATCATTCAAAACCTCATACCACTTATAGAGCAAGCCCCATCTCTCCGACGAATAGTCTCGGTAGGAGGAGGCGGCCATGAAGGCAATCTGGATACAGCAGACTTTCAAGCACTGAACGTGCCAAAGGGAAATCTCCGCGAGCATCTATCGACATTGGCTACTCTTGGCTTACAAGCTGTGGCAAGGTCCTCTCCAGAGGTTAGCATCGTGCATGATTACCCGGGCACGGTTAAAACATCACTTCTTAAGGATGTACCGGAAGAGATGTTGAACACAATGACATTGGTGCCTTTAGAAGAGTCTGGCGAGAGGCACTTGTACTTGGCTACAAGTTCGAAATATTCGCCTCTGAAAACCACATCTACGGCAATCCCTTTGGGAGATGGCGTTGAAGTGGCACTGGGACCAGGTGGACAAGCTGGAGGAGGTGTTTACTCTATCCGAGAAGATTGCGAAAATGCCTCCTCCGAAGTGATGCAGAAAATAACAGACTTGAGAGCCAATGGGGTTATGGAAGAGGTTTGGTCCCATACTCAGGAGGAGTTTGCGCGCATCGAGAAAAGCTATACCGTGTAA
- a CDS encoding uncharacterized protein (EggNog:ENOG41), producing the protein MASKSNAVVIFDNPSKEGKIWSHHVLRVLFSIHYKGILYSFKGIEYPDIVSTFAPTSLEPKDDPIEPYEIPVLQFQTSSSAVGYEMNVPKIIQALEDLKPEPYLRFDTPRSVEYRARFGPAFVPIIQLTVGHVPQILSERSAVAFCEKRKLRWGKSVEQWIEDHPIQEGLSVAEPRLRELGDWLEAVPGPFVDGDSPGYADFTIASLLAFVKAVGLSDVFERVLGFHAAIRRLYDAVGLTQAGNIWCQYLFEESK; encoded by the coding sequence ATGGCCTCCAAAAGCAACGCCGTCGTAATATTTGATAATCCCAGCAAGGAGGGCAAGATATGGTCACATCATGTACTCCGAGTTTTGTTCTCAATCCATTATAAAGGAATTCTCTATTCATTCAAAGGGATCGAATATCCTGATATTGTCTCAACATTTGCGCCGACGAGTCTGGAACCAAAAGATGATCCTATAGAGCCATACGAGATACCGGTGCTCCAGTTCCAGACATCATCTAGCGCTGTTGGGTACGAAATGAACGTCCCCAAGATAATTCAAGCCCTTGAGGACTTGAAACCTGAACCATATCTCCGGTTTGATACGCCGCGAAGTGTCGAATATAGGGCACGTTTTGGACCAGCGTTTGTGCCTATTATCCAACTCACCGTTGGACACGTACCTCAAATCCTGTCAGAGCGCAGTGCCGTGGCATTTTGCGAGAAGCGGAAGCTACGATGGGGAAAGTCGGTAGAGCAGTGGATCGAGGATCATCCTATACAAGAGGGTCTGTCTGTGGCGGAACCTCGACTCAGAGAGCTTGGCGACTGGCTGGAAGCAGTTCCCGGCCCGTTTGTCGATGGCGACAGCCCTGGCTATGCTGATTTCACCATTGCAAGCTTATTAGCGTTTGTGAAAGCCGTTGGTTTGTCAGACGTTTTTGAAAGGGTGTTAGGCTTCCATGCAGCGATTCGGCGACTGTATGATGCTGTTGGTTTGACCCAAGCGGGAAATATTTGGTGCCAGTATCTGTTTGAGGAGAGTAAATAA
- a CDS encoding uncharacterized protein (EggNog:ENOG41), producing the protein MSCPTVRVAATQAEPAWFDLQGAVDKTCKLIEEAASKDAQLVGFPEVWIPGYPCWIWTRNVDFDLNVQYIKNSLRLDSPEMQRIQDCARENNIAVSLGFSENCNGSLYIAQVLIGPDGEIKVHRRKMKGTHMERTVFGDGSSHALQNVEELPFARVGSLNCWEHLQPLLKYNAITQNGDIHVAAWPPLSNDVVGDFGAYSMTAEGSKTLSRTYAMESGTFVLHCTQIITEKGIKAMRTGGQTIMSAPGGGHTTIFGPDGRVMTEPIPEDKEGIIYANLDMDELVKNKMFVDCTGHYSRPDVLWLGVSPEIKRVVRSQRVEVAQDSSEPIDW; encoded by the exons ATGTCTTGTCCTACGGTCCGTGTTGCTGCCACCCAAGCTGAGCCCGCCTGGTTCGACCTTCAAGGTGCTGTAGATAAGACTTGTAAGCTCAtagaagaagcagcctcgAAAGATGCTCAGCTTGTTGGATTCCCTGAAGTCTGGATCCCAGGTTATCCATGCTGGATTTG GACTCGGAATGTTGACTTTGATCTGAATGTtcaatatattaaaaattccCTTCGCCTGGACTCTCCAGAAATGCAAAGAATCCAGGACTGCGCCCGTGAAAACAATATCGCAGTATCCTTGGGATTTTCGGAGAATTGCAATGGCTCACTCTACATCGCTCAAGTTCTGATCGGACCCGACGGGGAGATCAAAGTCCATCGTCGAAAGATGAAGGGGACTCACATGGAACGCACAGTATTTGGCGACGGCTCTAGCCATGCTTTGCAGAACGTGGAAGAGCTCCCATTTGCCCGCGTTGGCTCGCTGAATTGCTGGGAACATTTGCAGCCGCTCCTCAAGTACAACGCAATCACGCAGAATGGCGATATTCATGTTGCGGCTTGGCCTCCGCTGTCAAACGACGTTGTTGGAGATTTTGGGGCTTACTCTATGACTGCAGAAG GATCTAAAACACTCTCGCGCACTTATGCCATGGAATCTGGGACATTTGTGCTGCATTGTACGCAGATAATCACGGAAAAGGGAATCAAGGCCATGAGAACAGGTGGACAAACTATAATGTCAGCACCGGGAGGTGGCCATACGACCATTTTCGGTCCGGATGGTCGAGTTATGACGGAACCCATTCCCGAAGATAAAGAAGGCATTATTTATGCCAATTTGGACATGGACGAGTTGGTCAAGAACAAAATGTTTGTCGACTGTACGGGACACTACAGCCGTCCAGACGTTCTCTGGCTTGGGGTCTCTCCTGAGATTAAACGTGTAGTCAGGTCGCAGCGAGTAGAAGTTGCCCAAGACAGCAGTGAGCCAATCGACTGGTAA
- a CDS encoding uncharacterized protein (EggNog:ENOG41~BUSCO:EOG092D3G4V) produces the protein MDPRRSPALYPNHHHNHSNSASRPHFPPSTHASAPAAASHRIASPAYAAHQRRISDAPYHRPPHAVRDYPSEPSHSRAQSASSLPTARELSRNMPPPTSPPQQPGPHAQHQHQHQHQHQHQQPHAVMGYAPPPPRPPPVAVGPPSAFPSGRELPALSSIARSGSVSNGGSSMSISSMLGGPPPASREAQPPASSAQHYSSHSAPTSASTSGPGFASSIQASPRMHSASSEYPPFRRPQTPELQRPYDPRVGAAPSPRGHYATPPDVQRYGTPQQQQQQQQQQQQQQQQQQQPQQPYHSRHPSSSVDPSREQARIPTGPPPPGQNAAQSRPYGAMPPRPMDIGRATGPEDAYGRREEGMRPAPGMEYGDRTGLRPYPYDDRYRAERERAATIGLEQQQQREREGRERAYSGGDPNRQPPPPHDQAHREPPVHQSTPYGPPPAELLDRRDPRDPRWGRPEPEVNYRAATLEHQRAHPDYPPTSGPYAPHNPSAYPTAPPERFPPASHPAYPPSSSGVAGPPQPHESPDRARMELHHSQQQQQQQPPRSRPLDEAPPSLSSVPFGGAAGHGHHQFDASRNRNVDDPSGGPGIHQRNLLAIQEINRKGRVSPLPQAVQGAQPQQPGPAAEPGIKSEFGRMFAGIGSGVGSMSGVSSPVTSAPMAQYINAALAKREDSENPPPDAGPDGATKGRGRRRKLNTEDSRDDESSGRLTPVGRGAKRIRGHGHHHHHHHHHHHHAPEGAASPTVGITTFKNFKGVTPTTSPTEKAPAVAPHHHHHHHHHAARTAQPAQAPKTAQSPPAPIPPKPRTIVSSKAVLEQVARHPRHHLGDFIYEPELKAGRLLPHTPTHRGFSSNPKPLPYDLIKGKENCTLTVKVSRIHLSSIAREEITSRAFLWGTDVYTDDSDVVAACIHGGWIKGEWTEDVDTSLLDLDQGMNGETKRRKVKNQESESANATSEGLISAPPVAGPMAVPAERDLHVTVLILPRLVKYGSSTRYGITSREFGGEYGSRHAVHDGLSYMVKSIRWVQNGAQPQARLRGKGRRERMREQAVNYIMIAGLTKSLDAKPGIGSEISGNWVNKNPTDDSLDAKRRHSEGDKENQPGEKKMSEGQSEGHDQDKDVEMGDLGNEEKVAAVEEK, from the exons ATGGATCCCAGACGGTCGCCAGCTCTTTACCCCAACCATCACCACAACCACAGCAATTCGGCATCGCGACCGCACTTCCCGCCATCCACGCACGCATCGGCGCCGGCCGCAGcctcgcatcgcatcgccagCCCAGCCTATGCTGCGCACCAGCGACGCATCTCCGACGCGCCCTATCACCGCCCTCCGCACGCCGTCCGCGACTATCCTTCAGAGCCCAGCCATTCGCGCGCCCAGAGCGCCTCGTCGCTGCCCACCGCCCGCGAGCTCAGTCGCAACATGCCGCCGCCCACGTCGCCTCCCCAGCAGCCGGGGCCGCACgcgcagcaccagcaccagcatcaacaccagcaccagcaccagcagccacaCGCCGTCATGGGATACGCACCGCCTCCCCCCAGGCCTCCGCCGGTCGCTGTTGGGCCACCAAGCGCTTTTCCTTCTGGCCGTGAGCTGCCAGCCTTAAGCTCCATCGCACGATCCGGCTCAGTGTCCAATGGCGGAAGCTCCATGTCGATTTCGTCCATGCTCGGCGGCCCTCCCCCAGCCTCACGAGAAGCCCAGCCCCCAGCCTCTTCAGCTCAACACTACTCTTCGCACTCGGCACCCACATCAGCCTCGACCTCTGGTCCTGGCTTCGCATCGTCTATTCAAGCCTCGCCTCGAATGCACTCTGCATCCTCCGAATACCCCCCATTCCGACGTCCTCAAACCCCCGAGCTGCAGCGACCATACGATCCCCGAGTCGGTGCTGCGCCTTCTCCTCGAGGCCACTATGCCACGCCCCCAGATGTCCAACGGTATGGCACgccacaacaacaacaacaacaacaacaacaacaacaacaacagcagcagcagcagcagcagccacaacaGCCATACCACTCACGACACCCGTCAAGCTCGGTCGACCCTTCGAGAGAACAAGCAAGGATACCGACAGGGCCACCACCTCCTGGCCAGAATGCTGCGCAATCTAGACCGTACGGGGCGATGCCACCACGGCCGATGGACATCGGGAGAGCGACGGGGCCAGAAGATGCCTATGGCCGCCGGGAAGAAGGCATGCGACCGGCCCCAGGTATGGAGTATGGCGACAGGACCGGCCTAAGACCTTATCCCTACGACGATCGCTACAGGgccgagagagaaagggcaGCTACAATTGGattggagcagcagcagcagcgggagcGAGAAGGCAGGGAGCGGGCGTATTCCGGAGGCGATCCGAATCGACAACCTCCGCCGCCACATGATCAGGCACATCGCGAACCCCCGGTACATCAATCTACCCCCTACGGCCCACCCCCTGCCGAGCTGCTCGACCGACGCGATCCTCGGGACCCTCGCTGGGGACGACCCGAACCCGAAGTCAACTACAGAGCCGCAACACTGGAGCACCAACGCGCTCACCCAGACTATCCTCCCACCTCTGGACCCTATGCACCTCACAATCCTTCAGCATATCCGACAGCGCCTCCAGAGAGATTCCCTCCGGCCTCGCATCCAGCCTACCCCCCCAGCTCGTCTGGTGTTGCCGGTCCGCCCCAGCCACACGAGTCTCCAGACCGCGCTCGAATGGAGCTTCACCACtcccagcaacagcaacagcaacagccacCTAGATCGCGACCTCTCGATGAGGCTCCACCGTCTCTTTCATCCGTGCCCTTTGGTGGCGCTGCCGGTCATGGTCACCACCAGTTCGATGCCTCGCGAAACAGGAATGTCGATGACCCGTCAGGGGGACCTGGCATCCATCAACGCAACCTTCTTGCTATCCAAGAGATTAACCGTAAAGGGCGCGTCTCCCCGCTTCCACAAGCTGTTCAAGGCgcgcagcctcagcagccgGGGCCTGCTGCAGAGCCAGGCATTAAGAGCGAGTTTGGCCGCATGTTTGCAGGCATAGGCAGTGGTGTGGGAAGTATGAGCGGTGTGTCAAGTCCTGTTACGTCTGCGCCAATGGCTCAGTACATTAATGCTGCGCTAGCCAAACGAGAGGACTCTGAAAATCCACCACCAGACGCGGGTCCGGATGGTGCCACCAAGGGCAGGGGCCGAAGGCGCAAGCTGAATACAGAAGACAGCCGTGATGATGAAAGCTCGGGGAGATTGACGCCGGTAGGCCGTGGTGCGAAGCGCATTAGGGGGCATgggcatcaccatcacca tcaccaccaccatcaccaccacgcGCCTGAAGGAGCTGCCTCTCCTACTGTTGGTATCACCACGTTCAAGAACTTCAAAGGCGTTACCCCGACTACCTCACCTACTGAAAAGGCACCGGCCGTTGcgcctcatcatcaccaccaccatcatcatcatgcaGCAAGAACAGCACAACCCGCCCAGGCTCCAAAGACCGCCCAAAGCCCTCCGGCGCCGATCCCTCCCAAGCCGCGAACGATTGTGTCATCCAAGGCTGTGCTGGAGCAGGTAGCTCGCCATCCCCGCCACCACTTGGGCGATTTCATCTACGAGCCAGAACTGAAAGCAGGACGACTGCTCCCGCACACCCCCACGCACCGGGGCTTCTCGTCTAACCCGAAGCCACTGCCATATGATCTGatcaaaggcaaagaaaactGCACGCTAACCGTCAAAGTGTCGCGCATCCACCTATCTTCGATTGCTCGAGAGGAGATTACATCCAGAGCTTTCCTATGGGGCACAGATGTCTATACCGACGACTCAGATGTGGTGGCGGCATGCATTCACGGAGGATGGATCAAGGGAGAATGGACCGAGGATGTCGACACATCTCTGCTGGATTTGGACCAAGGGATGAATGGAGAGACAAAGCGCCGAAAGGTTAAGAACCAAGAAAGCGAGTCCGCGAATGCCACATCCGAAGGTCTCATCTCGGCGCCTCCCGTCGCTGGTCCAATGGCCGTCCCAGCCGAGCGCGACCTACACGTTACTGTTTTGATATTACCTCGACTAGTCAAATACGGCTCCTCTACGCGCTACGGTATTACAAGCCGAGAATTTGGCGGCGAATACGGATCTCGACACGCCGTCCACGATGGATTAAGCTACATGGTCAAGAGCATCCGCTGGGTGCAGAACGGCGCCCAGCCCCAAGCTCGACTGCGTGGAAAGGGCCGACGAGAGCGCATGAGAGAGCAGGCGGTCAATTATATAATGATAGCGGGATTGACCAAGAGTCTGGATGCTAAACCTGGCATAGGCAGCGAGATCTCTGGCAACTGGGTGAATAAGAATCCCACAGACGACTCTCTGGATGCGAAGCGCCGACATAGCGAGGGCGACAAGGAGAATCAACCCggtgagaagaagatgagcgAGGGCCAGTCTGAAGGACACGATCAGGACAAGGACGTTGAGATGGGAGATTtgggaaatgaagaaaaggtggctgctgttgaagaaaAGTAG